A part of Streptomyces sp. NBC_01210 genomic DNA contains:
- a CDS encoding TetR/AcrR family transcriptional regulator, with amino-acid sequence MTIQDSHWQAAVSPASVADGNGGNGGNGRVGSGGASRSAPLRVDAQRNLEHVLRAAREVFGELGYGAPMEDVARRARVGVGTVYRRFPSKDVLVRRIAEEETSRLTEQARTALGQEEEPWSALSRFLRTSVASGAGRLLPPQVLRVGVDSEEPTTAVVAGEARVPHQRVGAPAELRVVEPSPVPAEEQDDTAATDLLDVVGQLVDRARAAGELRGDVTVADVLLVIATAAPALPDAAQQAAASARLLDILLEGLRSRSA; translated from the coding sequence ATGACCATTCAGGATTCGCATTGGCAGGCTGCTGTTTCACCGGCTTCGGTCGCTGACGGGAACGGTGGCAACGGCGGTAATGGACGAGTGGGATCGGGCGGGGCCAGCCGCTCGGCGCCACTTCGTGTGGACGCACAGCGCAATCTCGAGCATGTACTGCGGGCGGCTCGCGAGGTGTTCGGCGAGCTGGGCTACGGGGCGCCGATGGAGGACGTGGCGCGCCGGGCCAGGGTCGGAGTCGGGACCGTGTACCGGCGCTTCCCGAGCAAGGACGTTCTGGTGCGCCGGATAGCCGAGGAGGAGACCTCCCGGCTGACCGAGCAGGCGCGTACGGCTCTGGGGCAGGAGGAGGAGCCGTGGTCGGCGCTCTCCCGCTTCCTGCGTACGTCGGTGGCATCGGGTGCGGGCCGGCTGCTGCCGCCGCAGGTGCTGCGGGTGGGCGTGGACTCCGAGGAGCCGACGACGGCCGTCGTGGCGGGCGAGGCGCGGGTGCCGCACCAGCGGGTCGGCGCACCGGCCGAGCTGCGGGTGGTCGAGCCGTCTCCGGTGCCCGCGGAGGAGCAGGACGACACGGCCGCGACGGACCTGCTGGATGTCGTGGGGCAACTGGTCGACCGGGCACGGGCGGCGGGTGAGCTGCGCGGCGATGTGACCGTGGCGGACGTTCTGCTGGTGATAGCCACGGCTGCGCCGGCGCTGCCGGACGCGGCGCAGCAGGCGGCGGCCTCGGCCCGGCTGCTGGACATTCTGCTGGAGGGGCTGCGGTCACGGTCCGCCTGA
- a CDS encoding sigma-70 family RNA polymerase sigma factor: protein MSSDGRDESLSGTGGSDSAGLPSRQVPSQAGPGRSSGASGPGGPGGPSGPAGAPGPAEDGPEECTVPPQRGGAGLESVPRPRRELPSSDAELIRRTREGDDSAYEELFRRHSGAVRGYARTCCRDAHTADDLTAEVFARTLQAVRGGAGPEQAVRAYLLTTVRRVAAAWMKTARREQLVEDFAVFAAEAARSSDAASEGTLGLGADVRAMHEAERSLALQAFRSLPERWQAVLWHTTVEEESPSEVAPLFGLTANATAVLAGRAREGLKQAYLQAHVSSALTSGGDCARYADRLGAYSRGGLRMQAERGLRKHLEECARCRLAARELAHVNAGIPALLPVAVIGWFAAGYSLKAAGIVAAGAAGAAGAGAGAAASGGAGASGASGASGGAASGAGGAGGAAASEGLGALAKAGIATTVAVAAAAGLMWALAHDPEPVPKHEAKPPAEEPVVPLKPTPSPKPKFPAPPGPEQPGPEQSAPPDRPSLKPTPLNPTTNPTTNPATKPKPTPTPSKPNAPVPPTSTPDPTPKPRPKPTPPPPPAPRVYQVNQLEYGVFGDHTRPEVRLGLSSWLWQRWGMSIGGTRYAHGVTVHAASSVTIDLNRQCSAFDAMVGIDNLTLGPAAARFSVYGGGGRLWRSPVMRAGAAAVPAHVPIAGQKTIRLVVDPHTPLDSVALVDWAQSQISCR, encoded by the coding sequence ATGAGCAGTGACGGTCGGGACGAGTCACTCAGTGGTACGGGCGGTTCGGATTCGGCCGGTCTGCCCTCGCGACAGGTGCCGAGCCAGGCCGGGCCCGGTAGGTCTTCAGGTGCGTCCGGCCCTGGTGGTCCCGGTGGTCCTTCCGGTCCGGCCGGAGCTCCGGGCCCTGCCGAGGATGGCCCGGAGGAGTGCACCGTACCGCCGCAGCGCGGGGGTGCCGGGCTCGAGTCCGTACCGCGGCCTCGCCGTGAGCTGCCGTCGTCCGACGCCGAGTTGATCCGGCGCACGCGGGAGGGCGACGACAGCGCCTACGAGGAACTGTTCCGCCGCCACTCCGGCGCCGTCCGCGGGTACGCGCGCACCTGCTGCCGGGACGCGCACACCGCCGACGATCTGACGGCCGAGGTGTTCGCGCGGACGCTGCAGGCGGTGCGCGGAGGTGCGGGGCCCGAGCAGGCGGTACGGGCGTATCTGCTCACGACGGTCCGGCGGGTGGCCGCGGCCTGGATGAAAACAGCGCGGCGGGAGCAATTGGTCGAGGACTTCGCGGTGTTCGCCGCGGAGGCCGCCCGTAGCTCCGACGCGGCGAGCGAAGGCACCCTCGGCCTCGGCGCCGATGTGCGGGCGATGCACGAAGCCGAGCGGTCGCTGGCCCTGCAGGCCTTCCGCTCGCTGCCCGAGCGCTGGCAGGCGGTGCTCTGGCACACCACCGTCGAGGAGGAGTCACCGAGCGAGGTCGCGCCGCTCTTCGGGCTGACCGCCAATGCCACGGCGGTACTGGCCGGCCGGGCGCGCGAGGGCCTCAAGCAGGCATATCTGCAGGCCCATGTGAGTTCCGCGCTCACCTCGGGCGGCGACTGCGCCCGGTACGCCGACCGGCTGGGGGCGTACTCCCGCGGGGGTCTGCGGATGCAGGCCGAGCGCGGACTGCGCAAGCACTTGGAAGAGTGCGCGAGATGCCGGCTCGCAGCGCGCGAGCTGGCACATGTCAACGCCGGGATTCCGGCGCTGCTTCCGGTCGCGGTCATCGGCTGGTTCGCCGCCGGGTACTCGCTCAAGGCCGCCGGGATCGTGGCGGCCGGGGCCGCCGGCGCTGCGGGGGCGGGAGCTGGTGCCGCTGCCTCCGGAGGCGCGGGCGCCTCGGGTGCTTCTGGCGCCTCCGGGGGCGCGGCCAGTGGGGCCGGTGGGGCTGGTGGGGCCGCGGCGTCGGAGGGTCTTGGCGCCCTGGCGAAGGCGGGGATCGCGACGACGGTGGCCGTGGCGGCGGCCGCCGGACTGATGTGGGCCCTCGCCCATGATCCCGAGCCCGTTCCGAAGCACGAGGCGAAGCCCCCGGCCGAGGAGCCCGTCGTACCTCTGAAGCCCACTCCGTCACCGAAGCCGAAGTTTCCGGCCCCGCCCGGGCCGGAGCAGCCCGGGCCGGAGCAGTCCGCGCCTCCGGACAGGCCGTCCCTGAAGCCGACGCCTCTGAATCCCACGACGAACCCCACGACGAACCCCGCGACGAAGCCGAAGCCGACGCCGACGCCTTCCAAGCCCAACGCCCCGGTCCCGCCGACGTCCACTCCGGACCCCACGCCCAAACCCCGGCCCAAGCCCACCCCGCCGCCTCCGCCGGCCCCGCGGGTGTACCAGGTCAACCAGCTGGAGTACGGCGTCTTCGGCGACCACACCAGGCCCGAGGTGCGGCTCGGACTGAGCAGTTGGCTCTGGCAGCGCTGGGGCATGTCCATCGGCGGCACGCGGTACGCGCACGGGGTGACCGTGCACGCCGCGTCCTCCGTCACCATCGACCTCAACCGCCAGTGCAGCGCCTTTGACGCGATGGTCGGCATCGACAATCTGACTCTGGGCCCGGCGGCGGCGCGCTTCTCGGTGTACGGGGGCGGTGGGCGGCTGTGGCGGTCCCCGGTGATGCGCGCCGGAGCCGCGGCCGTACCGGCGCATGTGCCGATCGCCGGGCAGAAGACGATCCGGCTGGTCGTGGACCCGCACACGCCGTTGGACTCGGTGGCGCTCGTGGACTGGGCCCAGTCGCAGATCAGCTGCCGCTGA